The genomic stretch CTGATAACCCTCAACCATTGCCTTCGCCATTTGAGAACCGAGAAAAGGGTCCTCGCCGCTGCCTTCAACCACGCGCCCCCAACGGGCATCGCGGGAAATATCTACCATTGGAGAGAACACCCAGTTAACGCCATCGGCAGACGCCTCAATAGCAGCAATTCTTGCAACCTGTCTTACCAGCGCAGTATCCCAACTTGCAGAAAGTGCCAATGGAACGGGGAAAATAGTTTTGTGTCCGTGAATGACATCCAGTCCGAAAATCAACGGAATATGTAAACGGGAATTTTTCACAGCGATGTCCTGTAGTTTTTTTATCCGGTTCACATCCCAAATGCCAAACAAACCGCCCATTTCCCCGGAAGAAATTCTTTGATTAATATCTTTACTGATTTCATTTCCCGTAACAGCCCCGCCGGAAACAACCGATAAATTTAATTGTCCTATCTTCTCATCCAAAGTCATTTTTGACATAAGATTGTCAATAAATTCTTTTTCCTGCTGCGCAAATAACAGAGGGTTGTGCAAAAAAATAATAATAGCTATACTAAAAATTTTTACGATTGATTTTTTCATTTTATGACTAAAAATTAAATGTTCGTTATTTGCCGAACGGAAGCACTTACAAAAGATTGTTTGTTAAAACGATAGGCAAAGTTTCGGAAATATTTATCCTAATCCAAATTAACAAGCACTACATTACCACTACAAATTAAAATATTATAATTGATAATCAATTATTTATAACCAAACAATTAACAATTGTTATTTTATTTTCGATTTTGAGAAATTATTTTATAGCTTTAACATATAAAATAGGAATCCCAGGAAGCATTCACAAAAAAATTATGAAGCCTCACGTTTTTTTATATTTTCTTTTTTTGATGGTCGTGCTGCCCTTCAGATTGTTTGGGCAAAACATCATTGGCGCTCCGGACATTATTTATTATGATAATGAAGATTTTAATGCAGGTGCGCAAACGTGGATGATGGGACAAGATAAGTTTGGCATTATGTATTTAGGCAATGCCGACGGGCTGGTAACTTACAACGGAAAAGAATGGAAAATATATCCCTTGCCAAACAAAACGCTTATCCGTTCCGTAAAAATAGATAATGACGGGAAAATTTACGTAGGCGGGCAGGACGAGTTTGGTTATTTTTTTCCCGATAAAAAAGGCGACCTCGCCTATCATTCTCTTACCAATTTATTTCCCGCGGAAGACCAAACTTTCGGAGATGTATGGAATATTTCGATAATAGGAAAAGATATTTTTATCCGCTGCGCAAATGAAATTTTTCATATCAGACCGGATAAAAAAACAGAAGTTTTCAAATCATCTACACATTGGCTGTACATGGCGGATGTGAACGGGAAAATATATGCGCAAGACCAAAGCGCCGGTTTACTCGAATACCGCAACGGTCAATGGATATTGTTAACACGCGCCGTTCTCAATACTATTATTACCGGCGTTTTGCCCATGAACACAGGCAATCTGCTTGTCGCTACCTTGAAAAACGGCGCTTTCGTTTTTTCCGAAAAAGGACAATTATCTTCTCTGCCGGTCGATAGTAAAATTATCGGCGACCATATTTACACAACCTGTAAAATAAACAGCAACGAATATGCTTTGGGAACTACTTCCGGCGGCGTTTATTTTATTGATAATCAAGGAAAAACGACTCGACACCTGTCGCACAATCTCGGTTTGCAGAACAACAATATCCTGAGCATGTTTCTGGACAAGGACAAAAATTTATGGCTCGGATTAGACAAAGGCATTAATAAAGTAAGCATCAACTCTGCCATACAAAAAATATTGCCTGTTGACGGCGCGCCTGCCGCTTGTTACACCGCTTGCATTTTCGACCATAAAATTTACATCGGCACGTCGGACGGATTGTATTCTTCTCCGCTCACACTGCCCGAAAACGAAGACCTGAGTTTTTCGGACGGGAATTTTTCAAGAGTAGAAAATTCCGGCGGGCAGGTTTGGAGCCTCTTCAATACGAAGCATCAATTACTGATGGGCCATACCGATGGCGCTTTTACCATCAAAAACAATAAAGCAATTCCGATTTTCAAAGGAACCGGCGCGTGGTTATTCAAAAACCTGCCTTCAGCTAACACTCATGAAAATAATCTTTTAACGGGAACTTATTTTGGACTGAATCGTTTGACCAACATAAACGAACAGGTTTCAGATTCAGGACAAGTGAAAAACAGCATCAACGAATCGTTCCGTTTTCTGGAAATAGATTCTCTTCATCATGTTGTGTGGAGCGCGCATCCGTATCACGGCATTTACAAAATATCCATGAACAGCAGTATGGATACCGTCATTTCAACCAAATTATATACACAAAAAAACGGCTTACCAAACAGTCTGAACAATTATGTTTATTCGATAAACCGGCAAATCGTTTTTTGTACAGACAGCGGCTTATACCGCTATGATGCACAATACGATAATTTTGTAAAAGACAAACAATACCAAAACATATTTGGCAATATGCCGCTAAGAAGTGTAACGGAAGACGATAGCGGCAATATTTGGTTTGTGTCGAAAAAAAAGCTGGGCGTTGCGCTGAAAGACGGACATATCCGCTATTTCCCGGAAGTTACAGGAAAACTGATTGCAGGATTTGAATATGTTTACCCGTTAAACCAGCAAAACATTTTCGTAGGTTCTTCCAACGGAATGATTCATATCAATTTTGAAAAGTACCGGCAGCATCACGACGGCATGGGACTTGTATTCAACAAAATTATTGCTATTGGCAAAAAAGATTCTTTATTATTCAACGGCTACTTTTCTACCGGAGACAGTATTTATGAAACACAACAAAAAAACAATATCGCAACATTGCCTGCATCGTTCAGCTCCATTCATGTTGAATTTACTTCGCCGGAATATACTTTGCATAACAACGTGCAATACAGTTTTCTACTCGAAGGCTTTGACAGAAACTGGAGTACATGGAATGCGCGAAGCGAAAAAGATTATACCAATCTCCCTTATGGAAAATACATTTTCCGGGTAAAAGCAAAAGACAATTTCAACAACGAATCGAAAGAACAGGAATATACTTTTATCATCAGTCCGCACTGGTATCAAACCATACTTGCTTATTTGTTATACATCGCAGCGACAGTGGTATTTGTCTTATTACTTGGAAAATATCAGTCCCGCAAATTCGACAAGCAGCGCCTCAAATATGAAGAAGAACAAAAGCAACTGCAATATCTGCATCA from Arachidicoccus sp. BS20 encodes the following:
- a CDS encoding triple tyrosine motif-containing protein, which encodes MKPHVFLYFLFLMVVLPFRLFGQNIIGAPDIIYYDNEDFNAGAQTWMMGQDKFGIMYLGNADGLVTYNGKEWKIYPLPNKTLIRSVKIDNDGKIYVGGQDEFGYFFPDKKGDLAYHSLTNLFPAEDQTFGDVWNISIIGKDIFIRCANEIFHIRPDKKTEVFKSSTHWLYMADVNGKIYAQDQSAGLLEYRNGQWILLTRAVLNTIITGVLPMNTGNLLVATLKNGAFVFSEKGQLSSLPVDSKIIGDHIYTTCKINSNEYALGTTSGGVYFIDNQGKTTRHLSHNLGLQNNNILSMFLDKDKNLWLGLDKGINKVSINSAIQKILPVDGAPAACYTACIFDHKIYIGTSDGLYSSPLTLPENEDLSFSDGNFSRVENSGGQVWSLFNTKHQLLMGHTDGAFTIKNNKAIPIFKGTGAWLFKNLPSANTHENNLLTGTYFGLNRLTNINEQVSDSGQVKNSINESFRFLEIDSLHHVVWSAHPYHGIYKISMNSSMDTVISTKLYTQKNGLPNSLNNYVYSINRQIVFCTDSGLYRYDAQYDNFVKDKQYQNIFGNMPLRSVTEDDSGNIWFVSKKKLGVALKDGHIRYFPEVTGKLIAGFEYVYPLNQQNIFVGSSNGMIHINFEKYRQHHDGMGLVFNKIIAIGKKDSLLFNGYFSTGDSIYETQQKNNIATLPASFSSIHVEFTSPEYTLHNNVQYSFLLEGFDRNWSTWNARSEKDYTNLPYGKYIFRVKAKDNFNNESKEQEYTFIISPHWYQTILAYLLYIAATVVFVLLLGKYQSRKFDKQRLKYEEEQKQLQYLHQLELEHNEREIIQLQKEKLENEVTYKNKELALTTMHLFKRGKLLSKIKEELVDSVKDIPPKERSSELMKLIKMLNEAEKQDNDWEQFAVHFDDVHNNFLQNLKHAYPNLTQADLRICAYLKMNLSSKEIAQLLNISLKSVEIARYRLRKKLSITDSNVNLYDFLVETK